A region of Acidimicrobiales bacterium DNA encodes the following proteins:
- a CDS encoding DUF2182 domain-containing protein, whose product MTGGPSRLAAFHPEWWVAPAAALSWAALPALVGGPAHGAHGAPPGLARPAAGWVVMTVAMMLPAAAPGVRRVALASRRRRRNLAMAEFAAGHVGAWLPGAALAVWWHAAGPGPSAVLVAGLLAAAAAWELSPAKRRALLACRRSVPLRPRGWAAHRSCLAYGARSGGWCVASCGPAMAAVVGAGHHAALMVPVAAAMVAEKVWVRGERFRPGVALGLGLAAVAVLAFGAA is encoded by the coding sequence GTGACCGGCGGGCCGTCGCGGCTCGCCGCCTTCCACCCCGAGTGGTGGGTGGCGCCGGCCGCGGCGCTGTCGTGGGCCGCCCTGCCGGCCCTCGTCGGCGGCCCCGCCCACGGCGCCCACGGCGCGCCGCCGGGACTCGCCCGCCCGGCGGCAGGCTGGGTGGTGATGACCGTCGCCATGATGCTGCCGGCCGCCGCCCCCGGCGTCCGGCGGGTCGCGCTGGCCAGCCGCCGCCGGCGGCGCAACCTGGCCATGGCGGAGTTCGCGGCCGGCCACGTCGGCGCCTGGCTGCCCGGCGCCGCGCTCGCGGTGTGGTGGCACGCCGCCGGCCCGGGGCCGTCGGCCGTCCTCGTGGCCGGGCTGCTGGCCGCCGCCGCCGCCTGGGAGCTGTCGCCGGCCAAGCGGCGGGCGCTGCTCGCCTGCCGCCGCTCCGTCCCGCTCCGGCCGAGGGGCTGGGCCGCCCACCGGTCCTGCCTCGCCTACGGCGCCCGCTCGGGCGGGTGGTGCGTGGCGTCCTGCGGGCCGGCCATGGCCGCCGTGGTCGGCGCCGGCCACCATGCCGCGCTGATGGTGCCCGTGGCCGCCGCCATGGTCGCCGAGAAGGTGTGGGTGCGGGGCGAGCGGTTCCGGCCGGGGGTGGCGCTCGGCCTCGGCCTGGCCGCCGTCGCCGTCCTCGCCTTCGGTGCCGCGTGA
- a CDS encoding RNA-binding S4 domain-containing protein, with amino-acid sequence MSEGTRVDRWVWAVRLCKTRSEATDICRAGHVRVNGRLAKAATPVAVGDRVELRRLGRIHVVEVTRLVEARVGAPIAVECYVDHSPPPPPRDQFDLPRRDPGTGRPTKRDRRQLDRWRGGRG; translated from the coding sequence GTGAGCGAGGGGACGAGGGTCGACCGCTGGGTCTGGGCGGTGCGGCTGTGCAAGACCCGCTCGGAGGCGACCGACATCTGCCGGGCCGGCCACGTGCGGGTGAACGGCCGGCTGGCCAAGGCGGCCACCCCGGTGGCGGTCGGCGACCGGGTCGAGCTGCGCCGTCTCGGTCGCATCCACGTCGTCGAGGTGACCCGGCTGGTCGAGGCCAGGGTCGGGGCGCCGATCGCCGTCGAGTGCTACGTGGACCACAGCCCGCCCCCGCCGCCCCGTGACCAGTTCGACCTGCCCCGGCGGGACCCGGGCACGGGCCGGCCGACCAAGCGGGACCGCCGCCAGCTCGACCGCTGGCGGGGCGGGCGGGGCTAG